One window of the Granulicella arctica genome contains the following:
- a CDS encoding TonB-dependent receptor, which yields MTTNRQITHTAAPWAYRNTLEEDVKNRISLSRIVLAFIAVVFSFVASLAMAQTNEGQLAGTVLDSTGAEIANAAISAKNEATGSVYSSTSTSSGSYRFPSISLGRYTITTTATGFKPIINTGVEVRVGTVTAFDVHLTIGGASDTITVASDAPSVETQSSEVGGTVTTQQIVDLPLALGGVGAMRSAESFVFLIPGTAGPGTGNSNNGVFISKIGGGQNFGNEVLLDGASQTRSENGSSFDEEAPSVEAIAEFKITTSTPAAEFGRTTGGIENFVTKSGTNSFHGTAFDIFRNDALDANQWFNNGRQAYYKSINDLTDYNNNARPSDKQNDFGGSFGGPVFIPHVYNGKDKSFFFFAWEQFRQTLGGVATSTVPTLAERGGDFSDQLIGGPTKQNSACDGSAIQNGEIFDPATTRTVNGTQCRSPFITNGKLNVIPQARFSPLASKILAYYPLPTNNALTNNYSLRSSSPINNTTYTVRIDHSIGANDKVYGSYNSRENTRHSPTFLTLPAPVDPSVQTQDFITHFGRAGWDHIFSPSVLNHLNLGFNRSNSINGSIEALSGVNYAQQLGIPNIVTGFPVINISGEQTLSRNQLGDNIDNGIRLNDSVSWQKGRNSFKFGFDYRYQQYSALANDQINGYFNFDGNQTKAAFSGPTLNGTGLGLASFLLGNFDSAGTTIPSHQPRWISAYYAGFVQDDFKVSNNLVLNIGLRYDVDQPRKEATNSTSNFSETAIDPKSGLPGALIFGTNCTNCNKRWAATWFKDFAPRIGFAYTLPNSAGKSVLRGGFSTLYGPLQYSDFGGSTITGYSNPINQNTNGFDASYRIDNGLNPYTVGTNLDPGYYDNGNSAAPVAFSNYIKSSYGRPAQVNQWNLQIQQELAKDLIMTVGYLGSSGAHLKSSEENINNSSKATFALGDILSRQFNFSAPAQGTKAPYAAFNQNAAYVQALRPFPQYDFIATDCCLQNVGHSSYEALIVSVERRFSQGLNLQASYTWSKTITNADSAINVTNGVAQDQDPADSKSQKSLSNQDIPHTFVVSYLYQLPFGKNKHFLNHGNPVLVSLISGFELGGVQRYQSGQPTSFGCADGIPGFQNCIKFTRLPGSQLKSNARHGKINPFRQLYAGGNLPAPDPNVDSEFNGLFRRDNAAYSALQPTPALYSQNESANRVLRAKVACAPDAATPNCDNGDFEFGNVPRVTGEARNYLYTNEDFSFLKKTPIGDNKTLILKVEALNAFNRHVFSTPDLNPYDSTFGVPSGVINGARSLQLTARVQF from the coding sequence GTGACAACGAACCGGCAGATTACGCACACCGCCGCACCTTGGGCCTACCGCAACACTTTGGAGGAAGACGTGAAGAACCGCATTTCACTGAGCAGGATCGTATTAGCGTTCATCGCAGTTGTTTTCAGCTTCGTTGCCTCTCTAGCCATGGCACAGACAAATGAAGGCCAGTTGGCTGGAACTGTCCTTGACAGCACCGGTGCCGAGATTGCCAACGCTGCAATCTCCGCAAAGAATGAAGCGACCGGTTCCGTGTATAGCAGTACATCCACGAGTTCAGGCAGCTATCGCTTTCCTTCAATCAGCCTCGGTCGGTATACGATTACTACGACTGCAACAGGATTTAAACCGATCATTAATACCGGCGTTGAGGTACGCGTCGGAACCGTAACAGCCTTCGACGTTCATCTGACCATCGGTGGGGCCAGCGACACGATCACGGTAGCATCGGACGCACCTTCGGTCGAAACGCAATCCTCTGAAGTCGGCGGTACGGTGACGACGCAGCAGATTGTGGATCTACCGCTTGCACTTGGCGGCGTCGGCGCGATGCGCTCGGCTGAGTCCTTCGTATTTTTGATTCCAGGTACTGCGGGTCCTGGCACAGGAAACAGCAACAATGGTGTCTTCATCTCGAAGATTGGCGGTGGCCAAAACTTCGGCAATGAAGTGCTACTCGACGGTGCCAGCCAGACTCGCTCTGAAAATGGCTCATCCTTTGACGAAGAAGCTCCCTCCGTCGAAGCAATTGCCGAGTTCAAGATCACCACGAGCACACCGGCTGCAGAATTTGGTCGTACGACCGGCGGCATCGAAAACTTTGTAACCAAATCCGGTACGAACTCATTCCACGGCACCGCCTTCGATATCTTCCGAAATGATGCCCTCGATGCAAATCAATGGTTCAACAATGGCCGTCAGGCTTACTACAAGTCCATCAATGACCTGACGGATTACAACAACAACGCTCGTCCCAGCGATAAGCAGAATGACTTTGGTGGTTCATTTGGCGGCCCGGTCTTCATCCCCCATGTCTACAACGGCAAAGACAAGAGCTTTTTCTTCTTTGCGTGGGAGCAGTTCCGCCAGACCCTAGGCGGCGTTGCAACGAGCACCGTCCCAACGCTCGCTGAACGTGGTGGCGATTTTTCAGATCAGTTGATTGGCGGCCCAACCAAGCAGAACAGCGCGTGCGACGGTTCGGCTATTCAAAATGGTGAAATCTTCGATCCTGCTACGACGCGCACGGTCAATGGCACACAATGTCGCTCTCCGTTCATCACGAATGGAAAACTGAATGTAATTCCGCAGGCTCGTTTCAGCCCGCTTGCTTCGAAGATCCTGGCGTATTACCCCCTGCCGACGAATAACGCCTTGACAAACAACTACTCACTCCGGTCTTCCTCCCCGATCAACAACACTACCTACACTGTTCGTATCGACCACTCGATCGGTGCGAACGATAAAGTCTACGGCTCGTATAATTCGCGCGAGAACACACGTCACAGCCCAACCTTTCTGACCCTTCCAGCCCCCGTCGATCCTAGTGTGCAAACGCAGGACTTCATCACACACTTCGGCCGTGCAGGATGGGATCACATCTTTAGTCCTTCGGTCCTGAATCACCTTAATCTGGGATTCAATCGCTCCAATTCGATCAATGGTTCAATCGAGGCATTGAGCGGCGTCAACTATGCTCAGCAACTCGGAATTCCCAACATCGTGACTGGTTTTCCGGTAATCAATATTTCGGGCGAGCAGACGTTGAGCCGCAACCAGCTTGGGGACAACATCGACAACGGCATTCGTTTGAATGACTCCGTGAGCTGGCAGAAAGGCCGTAACAGCTTCAAGTTCGGCTTTGACTACCGATATCAGCAGTACTCTGCGCTGGCGAATGACCAGATCAACGGTTACTTCAACTTCGATGGCAATCAGACGAAAGCGGCCTTTAGTGGCCCCACTCTGAATGGGACTGGCCTCGGTCTGGCAAGCTTCCTGCTTGGCAACTTTGACTCGGCAGGCACGACGATCCCGTCACACCAGCCACGATGGATCTCTGCGTACTACGCAGGATTCGTTCAGGACGACTTCAAGGTAAGCAACAATCTCGTGCTGAATATCGGCCTCCGGTACGATGTCGACCAGCCCCGCAAGGAAGCAACGAACAGCACTTCAAACTTCAGTGAGACGGCGATTGATCCAAAGAGCGGTCTGCCGGGCGCGTTGATCTTCGGAACGAACTGCACTAACTGCAACAAGCGATGGGCTGCAACCTGGTTCAAAGATTTCGCGCCGCGCATTGGCTTTGCGTACACGTTGCCGAACAGTGCCGGTAAGTCAGTGCTGCGCGGAGGTTTCTCGACCCTCTATGGCCCACTGCAATACAGCGACTTCGGCGGCTCGACAATCACCGGGTACTCGAATCCCATCAACCAGAACACCAATGGCTTCGATGCCTCGTACAGGATCGACAACGGGCTCAATCCTTATACGGTCGGCACGAACCTGGATCCTGGCTACTATGACAACGGCAACTCTGCAGCTCCTGTCGCTTTCAGCAACTACATCAAGTCTTCGTACGGACGACCGGCCCAGGTCAATCAGTGGAACCTGCAAATCCAGCAGGAACTTGCTAAGGACTTGATCATGACAGTTGGGTATCTCGGTTCGTCAGGGGCCCACCTGAAGTCTTCGGAAGAAAACATCAACAACAGTTCTAAGGCTACCTTTGCTCTAGGCGACATCCTGTCACGGCAATTCAACTTCAGCGCTCCTGCACAGGGCACCAAGGCTCCTTATGCCGCTTTCAACCAGAACGCTGCTTATGTGCAAGCGCTCCGTCCTTTCCCGCAGTATGACTTCATTGCCACAGACTGCTGTCTACAGAACGTAGGTCACTCCTCGTATGAAGCGTTGATCGTTTCGGTCGAACGTCGCTTCTCGCAAGGGTTGAACCTGCAGGCATCGTATACGTGGTCGAAGACGATTACGAATGCGGACTCTGCGATCAACGTAACGAACGGTGTGGCTCAGGATCAGGACCCGGCAGACTCGAAGAGTCAAAAGTCGCTCTCCAACCAGGACATTCCTCACACGTTTGTCGTGAGCTACCTCTATCAACTGCCATTCGGTAAGAACAAGCATTTCCTGAACCATGGAAACCCCGTGCTTGTCTCGCTGATCAGCGGCTTCGAGCTTGGTGGCGTTCAGCGCTACCAGTCCGGACAGCCGACCTCCTTTGGCTGCGCGGATGGCATCCCGGGCTTCCAGAACTGCATCAAGTTCACACGCCTTCCGGGCTCCCAACTGAAGAGCAATGCACGTCATGGCAAGATCAACCCCTTCCGTCAACTTTATGCAGGCGGCAACCTTCCCGCTCCCGATCCCAACGTCGATAGTGAGTTCAATGGTCTGTTTAGAAGAGATAATGCGGCCTACTCTGCACTGCAGCCGACACCCGCACTCTATAGCCAGAATGAGAGTGCAAATCGTGTCCTGCGGGCCAAGGTGGCCTGCGCTCCGGACGCGGCAACCCCTAATTGCGATAACGGAGACTTCGAGTTCGGAAACGTCCCGCGGGTTACCGGCGAAGCTCGCAACTATCTCTACACAAACGAAGACTTCAGCTTCCTGAAGAAGACGCCAATCGGCGACAACAAAACACTCATCCTCAAGGTGGAAGCACTGAATGCCTTCAACCGGCATGTCTTTTCGACGCCCGACCTGAACCCCTACGATTCCACATTTGGTGTGCCTAGCGGGGTCATCAACGGTGCGCGCAGCCTTCAGCTAACGGCTCGGGTGCAGTTCTAA
- a CDS encoding tetratricopeptide repeat protein — protein sequence MKIGTRSLQLMTLIPALFALRAALAQAPPQDARVQDAFQRGAIAMRNGRADDAEKAFRLAVSLAPQLPEAHLDLGLVLGREGKLDEAISAIDAALHLSPHLDSASMFLGIFEYQANRPLKAESALEQELAHSPDNVEALTWLGTVELGMGHPERAVAPLDHAHELAPKDLNVLEYRGRAHSAVARESYSAMALVDPNSWHVRRVRAQLYADEGRHPEAIAEYVEAIKLETRNSDLYEALGDEYRASNQLEEARKAYAKELELSPQNLIAMYNLGSTEVDLGAAAEGVPLLTAMLARSGPIPVVEYYLGRGLVAEGSETNGVKYLEKCIADGHDSEVVKRAWYELARAYRKLQRTADAAHATEEYARLRELQEKQNAQQLQDWRKLEPTSPGAV from the coding sequence ATGAAAATAGGTACCAGGTCACTCCAACTGATGACGCTCATCCCAGCGCTCTTTGCTCTGCGTGCAGCGTTGGCGCAGGCACCTCCGCAGGACGCGCGGGTTCAGGATGCCTTTCAGCGGGGAGCCATAGCCATGCGGAACGGCCGTGCCGACGATGCCGAAAAAGCCTTCCGACTTGCTGTCAGCCTTGCTCCGCAACTACCCGAGGCTCACCTTGATCTCGGCCTCGTCCTTGGCCGCGAAGGCAAGCTCGATGAGGCGATCTCCGCTATTGACGCTGCCCTCCACCTCAGCCCTCATCTGGACTCTGCCTCTATGTTTCTTGGCATCTTTGAGTATCAGGCGAACCGTCCCCTGAAGGCCGAGAGTGCCCTCGAGCAGGAACTTGCCCATTCTCCGGACAACGTCGAAGCGCTCACCTGGCTCGGCACGGTCGAGCTAGGCATGGGGCACCCTGAACGTGCGGTGGCGCCGCTCGATCACGCTCACGAACTTGCGCCAAAGGATCTAAACGTCCTTGAATATCGTGGGCGGGCCCATAGTGCGGTTGCGCGCGAAAGCTACTCGGCTATGGCCCTTGTCGATCCGAATAGTTGGCATGTGCGCCGCGTTCGGGCCCAGCTCTATGCCGACGAGGGACGTCATCCGGAAGCCATCGCAGAGTATGTAGAAGCTATCAAGCTCGAGACCCGTAACTCTGACCTCTACGAAGCACTCGGCGACGAGTACCGTGCTTCCAACCAATTAGAGGAGGCCCGCAAGGCCTACGCCAAGGAACTCGAACTGAGTCCTCAGAACCTCATCGCCATGTACAACCTTGGCAGTACCGAAGTTGATCTTGGAGCCGCAGCCGAAGGCGTCCCACTGCTCACCGCTATGCTCGCCCGCTCCGGACCCATTCCCGTGGTCGAATACTACCTGGGACGAGGCCTGGTGGCAGAGGGAAGCGAGACCAATGGCGTCAAGTATCTGGAGAAGTGCATCGCTGATGGTCACGACAGCGAGGTCGTAAAGCGTGCCTGGTACGAACTGGCGCGGGCCTATCGTAAGCTGCAGCGGACCGCTGATGCAGCCCATGCAACAGAGGAGTACGCGCGGCTCAGGGAATTGCAGGAAAAGCAGAACGCACAGCAACTGCAGGACTGGCGCAAACTTGAGCCTACGTCGCCGGGAGCGGTATAG
- a CDS encoding SDR family NAD(P)-dependent oxidoreductase — protein sequence MNELFDLTGQTALVTGASRGLGQHFGRALAKAGADLILTSRKVADLAPFVAEIEALGRKATPLELDVRDQGSIERMAVAVEASCDQLHILVNNAGCNVRKPALDVTWDDWNLILDTNLRGSFFVAQQIARRMVPHGYGRIINIGSVTSVFGYSGLAPYGASRGGIRQLTMSLADDWGKHGITVNCIAPGWFRTDQNKVMYESKEWVDYLIDRIPLKRPGQDHDLDGAVVFLASESSRYITGQTLLVDGGISTGAMRATVNPPTTPSSGESR from the coding sequence ATGAATGAACTCTTTGACTTGACCGGCCAGACCGCCCTCGTCACCGGAGCCAGCCGCGGCCTCGGTCAGCATTTCGGCCGCGCGCTTGCCAAGGCCGGTGCCGATCTAATCCTCACGAGCCGCAAGGTAGCTGACCTGGCTCCGTTTGTCGCCGAGATTGAAGCGCTTGGCCGCAAGGCGACGCCGCTTGAACTCGACGTACGCGATCAGGGCAGCATCGAGCGCATGGCGGTTGCCGTCGAAGCCTCTTGCGATCAACTGCATATCCTCGTTAACAACGCAGGATGCAACGTCCGCAAGCCAGCTCTCGACGTGACCTGGGATGACTGGAATCTTATCCTCGACACCAATCTCCGCGGCAGCTTCTTCGTCGCCCAGCAGATCGCCCGCCGCATGGTCCCGCATGGCTATGGGCGGATCATCAACATCGGCTCTGTCACCAGTGTCTTCGGCTACTCCGGCCTTGCGCCCTATGGTGCAAGTCGGGGCGGCATTCGCCAACTTACCATGTCGCTCGCTGACGATTGGGGCAAGCATGGCATCACCGTCAACTGCATCGCGCCCGGCTGGTTCCGCACCGATCAGAATAAGGTCATGTACGAGAGCAAGGAGTGGGTGGATTACCTCATCGACCGCATTCCTCTGAAGCGTCCCGGTCAGGACCATGATCTCGACGGGGCTGTCGTCTTCCTTGCCTCCGAGTCAAGCCGCTACATCACCGGTCAAACCCTCCTTGTTGATGGAGGCATTTCGACTGGCGCCATGCGCGCCACTGTCAACCCACCCACTACTCCAAGCTCAGGGGAATCCCGATGA
- a CDS encoding galactitol-1-phosphate 5-dehydrogenase produces MRALLLTEYKHLEVTDQSMPATGPEDVLVQVAACGICGSDVHGFDGASGRRIPPIVMGHEAAGTIAAVGSAVTGFSIGDRVTFDSTVYCGKCTFCLKGEVNLCDDRQVVGVSCGDYRRAGAFAEYVAVPAHILYRLPDGLPFASAAMLEAVSVALHGVRVTLLEGGETALVIGAGMIGLLLLQAARVAGCSRVYVADIDATRLALARKLGADETFEASGEALQKIILDLTAGQGVDVVFEAVGRDETVNSSIDCVRKGGKVALVGNIAREIKLPLQKVVTREIRLQGSCSSAGEYPQAIELIAAGKINVDMLISAVAPLSDGPAWFDRLYGREPNLMKVVLDPRSEEVSS; encoded by the coding sequence ATGCGGGCTCTCCTGCTTACCGAATACAAGCATCTTGAAGTCACCGATCAATCCATGCCAGCGACTGGCCCCGAAGACGTTCTCGTCCAGGTAGCCGCCTGCGGCATCTGTGGCAGCGACGTCCACGGCTTCGATGGTGCATCCGGCCGTCGCATTCCCCCCATCGTTATGGGGCATGAAGCCGCCGGCACCATTGCCGCCGTAGGCTCGGCTGTCACCGGCTTCAGCATCGGCGACCGCGTCACCTTCGACTCGACTGTCTACTGCGGCAAGTGCACCTTCTGCCTCAAGGGCGAGGTCAACCTCTGCGACGATCGCCAGGTCGTCGGCGTCTCCTGCGGCGACTACCGCCGTGCCGGTGCCTTCGCCGAGTACGTCGCCGTTCCCGCCCACATCCTCTACCGCCTTCCCGACGGCCTTCCCTTCGCCAGTGCCGCCATGCTCGAAGCCGTCTCCGTTGCTCTTCATGGAGTTCGCGTTACCCTCCTCGAAGGCGGCGAAACCGCCCTTGTTATCGGCGCAGGCATGATTGGGCTGTTGCTCCTGCAGGCTGCTCGCGTCGCCGGGTGCTCCCGCGTCTACGTGGCCGATATCGATGCCACCCGCCTTGCTCTAGCCAGGAAGTTAGGGGCCGATGAGACCTTCGAAGCCTCCGGCGAGGCTCTCCAGAAGATCATCCTCGACCTTACCGCAGGGCAGGGAGTCGATGTCGTGTTCGAAGCAGTGGGCCGCGACGAGACCGTCAACTCCTCCATCGATTGCGTCCGCAAGGGTGGCAAGGTAGCTCTGGTCGGCAACATTGCCCGTGAGATCAAGCTCCCCCTCCAAAAGGTCGTCACCCGCGAGATCCGCCTGCAGGGCTCCTGCTCTTCGGCAGGCGAGTATCCCCAGGCCATTGAACTGATAGCGGCTGGCAAGATCAACGTTGACATGCTCATCTCCGCCGTAGCTCCTCTGAGCGATGGACCTGCCTGGTTCGATCGTCTCTACGGCCGCGAGCCTAACCTGATGAAGGTTGTCCTCGATCCAAGAAGCGAGGAGGTGTCGTCATGA
- a CDS encoding PGN_0703 family putative restriction endonuclease: MRYIIDPEFREARPRPARPSKHYAADLRRELSVRNLQWALRHPGSHEVSLGNPPAILYREDDAGNHGNFLADSYRRIRETPAWARRLTKVHTSAKRALLSRDPDRRELDSSNSSDALLMNIFCHPEVLTSQGTRLLLGIDTEAEPQFGYKPGVPLQSGRRDCTEVDLKLADLLIEAKLTEYDFQTASRKLIDRYRDLEEVFNLDDLEILGTIVVSYQLIRGVLAAHATDQRFCVLCDARRPDLIAAWHRILRAVRIYDLRCRLLLLTWQELAATLPGDLQIFLEAKYGIVP; this comes from the coding sequence ATGCGCTACATCATTGATCCCGAGTTCCGCGAAGCCAGGCCCCGCCCTGCGCGACCTTCCAAACACTACGCTGCCGATCTCCGCCGGGAGTTAAGCGTGCGCAATCTTCAATGGGCACTCAGGCACCCTGGCTCTCACGAGGTCTCGCTCGGGAACCCACCCGCCATCCTGTACCGCGAAGACGACGCTGGCAATCATGGCAACTTCCTCGCTGATAGCTACCGGCGCATCCGCGAGACACCAGCGTGGGCGCGTCGTCTCACTAAGGTTCATACGTCTGCCAAGAGAGCGCTTCTTAGCCGTGACCCTGATCGTCGCGAACTGGACTCGTCCAACAGCTCTGACGCGCTTTTGATGAACATCTTCTGCCACCCTGAAGTTCTGACAAGCCAAGGCACGCGACTTCTGCTCGGCATCGATACCGAAGCGGAGCCACAGTTTGGCTACAAGCCAGGCGTTCCTCTCCAATCCGGTAGGCGGGACTGCACAGAGGTCGACCTGAAGTTGGCCGATCTCCTTATCGAAGCCAAGCTTACCGAGTACGATTTTCAGACGGCGTCGCGCAAACTGATCGATCGCTATCGCGATCTTGAAGAAGTCTTCAACCTCGATGACCTCGAAATCCTTGGGACTATTGTCGTCTCGTACCAACTCATCCGCGGAGTTCTCGCCGCGCATGCTACAGACCAGCGTTTTTGCGTGCTTTGTGACGCTCGCCGGCCAGACCTTATCGCGGCCTGGCACCGCATCCTGCGCGCCGTACGAATCTATGATTTGCGCTGTCGCCTGCTCCTCCTCACCTGGCAGGAATTGGCTGCAACACTTCCCGGCGATCTACAAATCTTCCTTGAGGCCAAGTACGGTATCGTTCCATAG
- a CDS encoding ComEC/Rec2 family competence protein: MKRFTQLLLALVVATLSISVSAHAQVGAGRLKIFFVDVEGGQATLFVTPSGQSLLIDTGWHGNNGRDADRIVAAAKKAGISKIDYVLITHFHEDHVGGVPQLVARIPVGTFIDHGTNRELDKGITEQGYALYQQLLATGKYKHVIAKPGDILPIAGLHATVISSDGDLIQTNLPGGGQANPYCQASEPRPADQTENSRSLGIQITFGDLKLLDLGDLTWDKEMQLQCPANRLGKVDVYIVSHHGWNQSSSPALVDAIGARVAIMDNGETKGGSAAPLELIAKAPGLETLWQLHYSKEGGPTRNTAAAYIANPQGTDAANYLELIGSKDGSFDILNSRTGDVRHYGTR, encoded by the coding sequence ATGAAGCGCTTCACTCAACTGCTCCTCGCACTCGTCGTGGCGACCCTCTCGATCTCAGTAAGTGCGCATGCCCAAGTCGGCGCAGGTCGTTTGAAGATCTTCTTCGTCGACGTCGAAGGAGGCCAGGCGACACTGTTTGTCACGCCCAGCGGCCAGTCGCTTTTGATTGACACCGGCTGGCACGGAAACAATGGCCGCGACGCCGACCGCATCGTAGCCGCTGCTAAAAAGGCAGGCATCAGCAAGATCGACTACGTTCTGATCACGCATTTTCATGAGGATCACGTGGGCGGCGTCCCGCAACTTGTAGCCCGTATTCCGGTCGGCACCTTCATCGATCATGGTACGAACCGTGAGCTGGACAAGGGCATCACCGAGCAAGGCTATGCTCTCTACCAGCAGCTGCTGGCGACCGGAAAGTATAAGCACGTCATCGCGAAGCCCGGCGACATTTTACCCATCGCCGGTTTGCACGCGACCGTCATCAGCTCCGACGGCGACCTTATCCAAACCAATCTTCCCGGCGGAGGTCAAGCGAATCCCTACTGCCAGGCCTCCGAACCGCGTCCCGCAGACCAGACCGAAAACTCTCGCTCGCTTGGTATCCAGATCACCTTCGGCGACCTCAAGCTGCTCGACCTCGGCGACCTTACGTGGGATAAGGAGATGCAACTTCAATGCCCGGCCAACAGGCTTGGTAAGGTTGACGTCTACATCGTCTCGCACCATGGCTGGAACCAGAGTTCAAGCCCTGCACTGGTCGATGCCATCGGGGCCCGAGTGGCCATCATGGATAACGGCGAGACCAAGGGTGGGTCGGCTGCGCCCCTCGAACTTATCGCTAAAGCGCCCGGGCTAGAAACCCTGTGGCAGCTCCACTACTCAAAGGAAGGTGGACCAACCCGGAATACCGCTGCGGCGTACATCGCCAATCCGCAAGGTACCGATGCTGCAAATTACCTTGAGCTTATCGGCAGCAAGGATGGAAGCTTCGACATCCTCAACTCCCGCACGGGCGACGTCCGGCATTACGGTACACGCTGA
- a CDS encoding MFS transporter, translating to MPQPRRRWRIAWLLGLGVLVNYFDRVNLSVSHAALVGTFGISTVAFGYLSGAYNWTYAMCQLPIGVVLDKFGVRKVGRISTFLWSVASFGAAITPNLQGFFAARLVLGVGEAPTFPANAKAIGMWFPKNERSSATSIFDAAAKFASAIGVPLLGILLLKVGWRWSFALTGVISLLYFGLFSTIYRDPQDDPELTLAERQTIGLDEGMRIEADAGQGASLGYLLGQRKVIGLAIGFGSYNYIFYLLLTWLPTYLSSALGIDLLHSFLYTGVPWLFATVVELIIGGWLVDALIHKGWDANRVRKTVLIGGMFCGLGILGAANAHTAIRALIWISVSIGGLSAAAPVGWSVPSLIAPRSSVGRVGGIMNFSNQLSGIAAPILTGYLVSARHSYALAFAVAAGYLLVGIVSYIFLLGKIEPIRLQHRL from the coding sequence TTGCCCCAACCGCGACGTCGATGGAGAATTGCCTGGCTGCTTGGGCTGGGCGTGCTCGTCAACTACTTCGACCGCGTGAACCTCTCGGTGTCGCATGCGGCGCTGGTCGGGACCTTCGGAATCTCAACGGTTGCGTTTGGCTATCTTTCGGGTGCGTACAACTGGACGTATGCCATGTGCCAGCTTCCCATTGGCGTGGTGCTGGATAAGTTCGGCGTACGGAAGGTGGGCCGCATCAGCACGTTTCTTTGGAGCGTAGCTTCGTTTGGTGCTGCAATTACTCCAAATCTACAAGGATTCTTTGCAGCGCGATTGGTGCTTGGCGTCGGGGAGGCACCTACGTTTCCAGCGAATGCCAAGGCAATCGGGATGTGGTTCCCGAAAAATGAGCGGAGTTCAGCCACATCGATCTTCGATGCAGCCGCCAAGTTTGCGTCAGCAATTGGCGTACCGCTCCTCGGAATTCTGCTGCTAAAGGTTGGCTGGCGATGGAGCTTTGCGCTGACGGGCGTCATCAGTCTGCTCTACTTTGGGCTCTTCTCGACCATCTATCGCGACCCGCAGGATGACCCCGAGTTGACGCTTGCAGAGCGACAGACGATCGGGCTGGATGAGGGAATGCGCATCGAGGCAGATGCAGGACAGGGCGCTTCGCTGGGCTACCTGCTCGGGCAAAGAAAGGTGATTGGACTGGCGATTGGCTTTGGATCGTATAACTACATCTTCTATTTGTTACTGACCTGGTTGCCTACCTACCTGTCGTCGGCGCTGGGTATCGATCTACTGCACTCGTTTTTGTACACTGGCGTTCCCTGGCTATTTGCCACCGTAGTGGAACTTATTATCGGCGGGTGGCTTGTGGATGCGTTGATCCATAAAGGCTGGGATGCAAACCGCGTGCGCAAAACTGTGCTGATCGGCGGCATGTTCTGCGGGCTGGGAATTCTTGGGGCGGCAAATGCTCACACGGCGATCCGGGCGCTGATCTGGATCAGTGTATCCATCGGAGGACTATCTGCGGCGGCTCCCGTGGGATGGTCCGTGCCGTCACTGATTGCACCGCGGAGCAGCGTGGGGCGTGTTGGCGGAATCATGAACTTTTCGAACCAATTATCCGGAATCGCGGCACCGATCCTCACCGGGTACTTAGTGTCGGCGCGGCATTCATACGCGTTGGCGTTTGCAGTAGCCGCCGGGTATTTATTGGTCGGGATCGTGAGTTATATCTTCCTCCTTGGGAAGATCGAGCCCATTCGGCTGCAGCACAGGCTTTGA